The following proteins are encoded in a genomic region of Acipenser ruthenus chromosome 4, fAciRut3.2 maternal haplotype, whole genome shotgun sequence:
- the LOC117400777 gene encoding transmembrane glycoprotein NMB-like isoform X1: MRALHFLLCLALILIIPDTHAGKRVSDMMPSGVWMGSEKHAWLQGWSLDTNGWNEGLYPSINYRRGPVDASVHPGESVYNGTSWIDDYGFGNCSNKSNCNVFPDGKPFPQRLDWRRNSYVYVWHTMGQYYQKHDRSVSSITLNTTNITLGAQLMELSVYRKSNRRKYSPAATASGIYFVTDQIPFIVNISQKNDRNASDNVFIKDADIVFNVKIHDPSYYLKVAEVSYKWDFNDGNMLITPSSVATHAYNQLMNYTVKLTVEAIFKVPCGPATPTPTSVTSNPVTVMPSTTAPSSTKSPEPTSRETATAGSATQTTAPLTTDAVTQTTAPPTTRVASTTKTFNTITTASTLATTTELRLLQRRRRGLECKLYRHGSFIANLSIVAGIITVESVRTTSIKVSTASVTDVIVDFLVKCNGSIPTSACTIILDSTCKVTKNIICDKVPAADQCQLTLHRAFNQSGIFCVNITLSDSASLALASTHLTIGEQTKYIVPKEASVIAGAVLVVLTAVAGLVLYKRYKEYKPVNGHPGDGSVEGVTIYFSQLKVALFPGNEERNPLLQGKTDSD; encoded by the exons ATGAGAGctttgcattttcttttatgCCTGGCTTTGATTTTAATAATTCCAGACACTCATGCAGGCAAAC GTGTTAGTGATATGATGCCATCTGGGGTCTGGATGGGGTCGGAGAAGCATGCCTGGTTACAGGGCTGGTCTTTGGACACCAATGGCTGGAATGAGGGGCTCTACCCTTCCATTAACTACAGAAGGGGCCCGG TAGATGCTTCGGTTCACCCAGGTGAGTCTGTGTACAATGGGACTTCCTGGATTGATGATTATGGCTTTGGAAACTGCAGCAACAAGTCAAACTGCAATGTGTTTCCAGACGGGAAGCCCTTTCCTCAGCGTTTAGACTGGAGGAGGAACAGCTATGTTTATGTGTGGCATACCATGG GTCAGTACTACCAGAAGCATGATCGCTCTGTTTCAAGCATCACTCTCAACACAACCAACATCACCCTTGGTGCACAGCTTATGGAGTTGTCAGTTTATCGCAAAAGTAATCGCAGAAAGTATAGTCCTGCAGCAACTGCAAGTGGCATCTATTTTGTTACAG ATCAGATTCCTTTCATTGTCAACATCTCCCAGAAAAACGACCGCAACGCCTCTGACAATGTCTTCATCAAGGACGCGGACATCGTTTTCAACGTCAAAATCCATGACCCCAGCTACTACCTGAAGGTGGCGGAAGTGTCCTACAAGTGGGATTTCAATGATGGCAACATGCTTATTACTCCCAGCTCTGTTGCTACCCATGCTTACAACCAGCTGATGAACTACACTGTGAAACTTACAGTTGAAGCAATCTTCAAAGTGCCCTGTGGACCTGCTACCCCAACACCTACATCTGTTACATCAAATCCAGTGACAG TAATGCCTTCAACGACTGCTCCTTCGTCCACCAAGAGTCCTGAGCCCACAAGTCGGGAGACTGCGACTGCTG GTTCTGCCACCCAGACAACTGCCCCCCTTACTACTGATGCTGTCACCCAGACAACTGCACCCCCTACCACCAGGGTAGCCTCTACTACCAAGACTTTCAACACTATCACCACTGCCTCCACCTTGGCAACCACCACTGAACTGCGTCTGCTCCAGAGGCGACGACGTGGTCTAGAATGCAAGCTCTACAGACATGGAAGCTTCATAGCTAACCTCAGCATTGTAG CTGGGATCATTACAGTGGAGAGTGTCAGAACTACCAGCATTAAGGTTTCTACTGCATCTGTAACTGACGTCATCGTGGATTTTTTGGTGAAATGTAACGGCAG TATTCCCACATCTGCTTGCACCATAATATTGGACTCTACATGCAAGGTAACAAAGAACATAATTTGTGACAAAGTCCCTGCTGCTGACCAGTGCCAGCTGACCCTACACAGGGCCTTCAATCAGTCAGGGATATTCTGTGTGAATATTACCCTCAGCGACTCTGCCAGTCTAGCCCTAGCCAGTACACATTTGACTATTGGAGAAC agactAAATACATTGTGCCCAAAGAGGCTTCTGTCATAGCTGGCGCCGTCCTGGTGGTCCTTACTGCAGTAGCAGGTCTTGTTCTCTACAA GCGCTACAAGGAATACAAGCCTGTGAACGGACATCCAGGGGATGGCAGTGTTGAAGGAGTAACAATCTACTTCAGTCAGCTGAAGGTGGCCCTGTTCCCTGGGAATGAGGAGAGGAACCCACTGCTGCAGGGCAAAACGGATTCTGACTAG
- the LOC117400777 gene encoding transmembrane glycoprotein NMB-like isoform X2 gives MGQYYQKHDRSVSSITLNTTNITLGAQLMELSVYRKSNRRKYSPAATASGIYFVTDQIPFIVNISQKNDRNASDNVFIKDADIVFNVKIHDPSYYLKVAEVSYKWDFNDGNMLITPSSVATHAYNQLMNYTVKLTVEAIFKVPCGPATPTPTSVTSNPVTVMPSTTAPSSTKSPEPTSRETATAGSATQTTAPLTTDAVTQTTAPPTTRVASTTKTFNTITTASTLATTTELRLLQRRRRGLECKLYRHGSFIANLSIVAGIITVESVRTTSIKVSTASVTDVIVDFLVKCNGSIPTSACTIILDSTCKVTKNIICDKVPAADQCQLTLHRAFNQSGIFCVNITLSDSASLALASTHLTIGEQTKYIVPKEASVIAGAVLVVLTAVAGLVLYKRYKEYKPVNGHPGDGSVEGVTIYFSQLKVALFPGNEERNPLLQGKTDSD, from the exons ATGG GTCAGTACTACCAGAAGCATGATCGCTCTGTTTCAAGCATCACTCTCAACACAACCAACATCACCCTTGGTGCACAGCTTATGGAGTTGTCAGTTTATCGCAAAAGTAATCGCAGAAAGTATAGTCCTGCAGCAACTGCAAGTGGCATCTATTTTGTTACAG ATCAGATTCCTTTCATTGTCAACATCTCCCAGAAAAACGACCGCAACGCCTCTGACAATGTCTTCATCAAGGACGCGGACATCGTTTTCAACGTCAAAATCCATGACCCCAGCTACTACCTGAAGGTGGCGGAAGTGTCCTACAAGTGGGATTTCAATGATGGCAACATGCTTATTACTCCCAGCTCTGTTGCTACCCATGCTTACAACCAGCTGATGAACTACACTGTGAAACTTACAGTTGAAGCAATCTTCAAAGTGCCCTGTGGACCTGCTACCCCAACACCTACATCTGTTACATCAAATCCAGTGACAG TAATGCCTTCAACGACTGCTCCTTCGTCCACCAAGAGTCCTGAGCCCACAAGTCGGGAGACTGCGACTGCTG GTTCTGCCACCCAGACAACTGCCCCCCTTACTACTGATGCTGTCACCCAGACAACTGCACCCCCTACCACCAGGGTAGCCTCTACTACCAAGACTTTCAACACTATCACCACTGCCTCCACCTTGGCAACCACCACTGAACTGCGTCTGCTCCAGAGGCGACGACGTGGTCTAGAATGCAAGCTCTACAGACATGGAAGCTTCATAGCTAACCTCAGCATTGTAG CTGGGATCATTACAGTGGAGAGTGTCAGAACTACCAGCATTAAGGTTTCTACTGCATCTGTAACTGACGTCATCGTGGATTTTTTGGTGAAATGTAACGGCAG TATTCCCACATCTGCTTGCACCATAATATTGGACTCTACATGCAAGGTAACAAAGAACATAATTTGTGACAAAGTCCCTGCTGCTGACCAGTGCCAGCTGACCCTACACAGGGCCTTCAATCAGTCAGGGATATTCTGTGTGAATATTACCCTCAGCGACTCTGCCAGTCTAGCCCTAGCCAGTACACATTTGACTATTGGAGAAC agactAAATACATTGTGCCCAAAGAGGCTTCTGTCATAGCTGGCGCCGTCCTGGTGGTCCTTACTGCAGTAGCAGGTCTTGTTCTCTACAA GCGCTACAAGGAATACAAGCCTGTGAACGGACATCCAGGGGATGGCAGTGTTGAAGGAGTAACAATCTACTTCAGTCAGCTGAAGGTGGCCCTGTTCCCTGGGAATGAGGAGAGGAACCCACTGCTGCAGGGCAAAACGGATTCTGACTAG